AAGCCTCAACCAGAACGCGTTTATCATTCGAAACAGCAATCCACCGCTTAGGCGCTTCGGTCGTTGGGTTCTCGGATAGCACCAATACGTCACTGGGTAAAAAAGGCGAAACGCTAGCGGATACAATTTCCGTGATTAGCCAATATGTCGATGCCATTGTAATGCGCCACCCACAAGAAGGTGCGGCGCGTTTAGCCAGCCAGTTTGCGGGTAAAATCCCTGTCATCAACGCTGGGGATGGCTCTAACCAACACCCAACACAAACGTTACTGGATTTATTCACCATCCAAGAAACCCAAGGTCGCTTGGAAAACCTGCAAGTCGCCATGGTCGGTGACCTCAAATATGGCAGAACTGTACACTCACTAACACAGGCTTTATCTAAGTTTGAAGGCAATCACTTCTACTTTATCGCACCTGAAGCACTATCTATGCCAAATCATATCTTGCATATTTTGGAAGAAAAAGGTGCCACTTACAGCCTACACAATAATATTGATGAAGTGATGCCAGAGCTGGATATTCTGTATATGACTCGCGTTCAAAAAGAGCGTCTCGACCCATCTGAATATGCCAATGTGAAAGCACAATTCATCTTGCGTGCTGAAGACCTGCACTCGGCAAAATCGAATCTAAAAGTTTTGCACCCACTACCACGTATTGATGAAATTACAGTCGATGTCGATAGCACCCCTTATGCATATTACTTCCAGCAAGCAGGTAACGGAATTTATGCACGCCAAGCGTTGCTATCACTGGTTTTAAATAAAGAATTGGCTATCTGAGGAGGACACCATCATGACACACGACCATAAATTACAAGTTGAAGCCATCAGCCACGGTACGGTTATCGACCATATTCCTGCTCAAATCGGCTTTAAGTTACTAAAATTATTTAAATTAACCAAAACTGATGAGCGCATCACCATTGGGTTAAATTTACCGTCTAGTAATCTGGGCAAAAAAGACATTATCAAAATTGAAAATACCTTTTTAACCCCTGAGCAAGCCAACCAATTGGCGATGTATGCGCCAGAAGCGACCGTAAACCGTATTGAAGATTACCAAGTCGTTGAAAAATTAGAATTAACATTACCAGAGCATATCGATAACGTACTGGTATGTCCAAACAGTAACTGCATTAGCCACAATGAACCCGTTTCAAGCAGTTTTCGCGTGAAGAAAGTGGGCAAAGAAGTCGCTCTGACTTGCCGTTTCTGCGAAAAAGAGTTCGATAGAGACGCCGTGATCAATAATCAATAGGTTATTTCAGCGTAGACTTCGGTGTTGTCTGGGCGCAATCCGTGTTTTAATAGCGCCTAATAGCCATAAAAATGTGGCTCTGCCTAGAAAATATCAGGTGAGTCGCTTCTCTTACGTGATGAAACGGAGTAGTTATGTCATACGAAATCAATACAGAAAACGCACCCGCTGCCATTGGTCCATACGTTCAAGGCGTTGATTTGGGTAGCATGGTTATCACTTCAGGCCAAATCCCTGTTGATCCAAAAACCGGTGACGTGCCAGAAGATATCGCTGCACAGACTCGCCAATCACTGGCTAACGTCAAAGCAATCTTAGAAAAAGCAGGCTTAACCGCAGCTGATATCGTTAAAACTACTGTATTCGTTAAAGACTTAAATGACTTTGCGACAGTCAATGCGACCTATGAAGAATTCTTCAAGCAACACAATGCACCATTCCCAGCACGCTCTTGTGTTGAGGTTGCTCGTCTGCCAAAAGACGTAAAAATTGAAATTGAAGCCATTGCTGTACGCAAATAACGCTTAATTCAATCTAGACACCCCATGATATCAATGGGGTGTTCGTTTTTCCCAAGACCTCCTATTCCTTCCCCCCATTTTCCTCTCCCAAATACCCTATATCTCCATTAATCTAATCGAAACTTAAGGTAAACTTTTTTCTGGCTCTCTAAATTATTTATTTCCAGCTCCCCCTTTGGATATTCAGGCACTTAATTATTTTCTTTGTTTTGGATCAAATTAATGTCAGCTAAAAAAAAGCAATAACCTATATATTGTGCTTTAATTACCAGCATAGGCACAATATGTAGTATTTATTCACATTTTATCCACAGATAAGATACTCAGCAGAAAGATAACGAATAATACCGTTAGCACTGTGGATAACTTAAAAAGGAGAGAGACAGTGGGAACGGTTGTCATTAAAAGAGATGGTTGTCAGGTCAGTTTTGACCTTCCAAGAATACAAGAAGCCGTAAAGCGCGCAGCCGCAGCGGTGAATGTTAAGGATGACGATTATTGTCTTCAAGTTGCTTCTATCGTCACAGAGCAGCTTTGCAACCGTAACCAAGTGGATATTGGTGAAATCCAAGATGCTGTTGAAAACCAATTGATGTCAGGGCCGTACAAAGATTTAGCCCGTGCGTACATCGAATATCGCCATGATAGGGACAGCGAGCGTGAAAAACGCAGCCAGCTTACCCATGATATTCGTGGATTAATTGAGCAAAGTAATGTCTCTCTGTTAAATGAAAATGCCAATAAAGACAGTAAAGTGATCCCAACTCAGCGAGATTTACTTGCTGGGATCGTAGCAAAACATTATGCCAAACAGCATATTTTACCTCGTGATGTCGTTTTAGCTCATGAAAGAGGTGAAATTCACTATCACGACCTCGATTATGCGCCATTCTTCCCGATGTTTAACTGTATGCTAATTGACCTAAAAGGTATGTTAACTAACGGGTTTAAGATGGGAAATGCGGAAATTGAGCCACCTAAATCTATTTCAACAGCAACAGCGGTAACAGCGCAAATTATTGCTCAAGTGGCTAGCCATATTTATGGTGGCACAACCATCAACCGCATTGATGAGATTTTAGCGCCTTATGTGGCGATCAGTTACCAAAAACACTTAGAAGTGGCCCAAGAATGGGGAATTGCTGACGCAGAAGGTTACGCACAAAGCCGCACAGATAAAGAGTGTTATGATGCATTCCAATCTTTAGAGTATGAAGTGAATACACTGCATACCGCCAATGGCCAAACACCGTTTGTTACGTTTGGTTTTGGGTTAGGCACATCAAAAGAAGCGCGCTTAATTCAACAATCAATTCTGAAAAACCGTATTGCAGGCCTTGGAAAAAACCGCAAAACCGCCGTGTTCCCTAAACTGGTTTTCGCTATCAAAGATGGGCTAAACCACAAACTTAACGACCCAAATTACGATATCAAGCAATTAGCCTTAGAATGTGCCAGCAAGCGCATGTACCCCGATATCCTCAATTATGACCGTGTGGTTGATGTCACTGGTTCATTTAAAACCCCAATGGGTTGCCGCAGCTTCTTAGGGATTTATGAAGAAAATGGCGAACAAATTCATGATGGTCGCAACAATTTAGGCGTCATCAGCCTGAACTTGCCGCGTATCGCCATTGAAGCGCAAGGCAGCGAAGATGCATTCTGGGCGTTATTAGATGAGCGCCTTGCTATCGCGAAAAAAGCCTTAATGACACGAATTGCCCGCCTAGAAACCGTGAAAGCCCGTGTTGCCCCTATCCTGTATATGGAAGGTGCGTGTGGTGTAAGATTAAAAGCGGACGATAATGTCGCTGAGATATTCAAAAATGGCAGAGCCTCAATTTCCTTAGGTTACATTGGATTACATGAAACTATCAATGCGCTATTTGGCTCAGAAACCCACGTGTATGACAGCGAAAAACTGCGTGAAAAAGCCGTGGCTATTGTTGATCGTCTACGCCAAGCCACAGACGAGTGGAAAGCACAAACAGGCTACGGTTTCAGCTTATATAGCACACCAAGTGAAAATTTATGCGACCGATTTTGCCGCATCGACACCGCGGAATTCGGTGTCATTAATGGCGTCACAGATAAAGGCTACTACACCAACAGTTTCCATTTAGATGTTGAAAAACAAGTTAATCCATACGACAAAATTGACTTTGAAGCGCCGTATCCTGCAATCGCGAATGGCGGTTTTATCTGTTACGGCGAGTACCCTAACTTGCAACATAACGTCAGGGCACTGGAAGATGTGTGGGATTATAGCTATCAACACGTTCCTTATTATGGAACCAACACACCAATAGATGAATGTTATGAATGTGGTTTTTCTGGTGAATTTTCCTGTACTAGCAAAGGGTTTACCTGCCCCGCTTGCGGCAACCATGACACCAACCGTGTTTCGGTGATCCGCCGCGTATGTGGCTATTTAGGCAGCCCTGATGCACGCCCATTTAACGCAGGTAAACAAGAAGAAGTGAAGCGCCGTATCAAACACTTAGGTAATGGCCAAATAGGTTAATGGTATGAATTATCACCAGTATTATCCTGTTGATGTGGTTAATGGCCCAGGAACCCGTTGCACACTGTTTGTAGCGGGGTGTGTCCACCAGTGCCGCGGTTGTTATAACCAAAGTACGTGGCGAGTGGATTCTGGCGCGCCATTCACTCAAGAAATGGAAGACCAAATCATCCAAGATTTGCAAGATACCCGTATCCGCCGACAAGGGCTCTCCCTCTCTGGCGGAGACCCTCTGCACCCAGCCAATTTGCCAGCGGTGCTCAAGTTAGTAAAGCGAGTGAAAGCGGTCTGCCCGGATAAGGACATCTGGGTATGGACTGGCTATAAGCTAGCTGAATTGACGCTCGAACAACAAAAAGTTGTCAGCTTGGTTAATACCTTAGTTGACGGCAAGTTTGAGCAAGATTTACACGACCCACGCTTAATTTGGCGCGGCAGTGCAAATCAAGTGATCCACCATTTGCGCTAGGCTTCTCGGGCCCAATGCAATTTGGTGCCAAACCCCAACTTGTTGTCCACCATTTTAACCTTCGTTAAGTGAAGCTGCCATACAGGTAGCTTCGCCGCGAGGGCCACGGGAAATCGTCGGCAATAGGCATTTCGCGCTTGCAGCTCAGCCTCTCCGCCAAGCTTTTCAATTTCACCAATAAATTGAACCCCTTGTATCGCATTTACCGCTTTGGTTTGCGCAGAGATAGTGCCCGCCACTTGGGTGTTAGCCATCATCAATTGACCATGTGTAGAGTTGGGATCCGTCATGAGGATCAACGACATACTTTTCGCATCAAATGCATAATAACAACTGGCAGGCCAGATATCATTGAGATGGTGAGTGAATAGAGAAAAAACATGTTGGCGGGAAATATAGCGTTGGATGTGTTTTAAGGTTTGTTCAGGCGTCATAGCGGTTTCCATATAAACCCGTTCAGAACAAGCTCTTGGAGATAACTCCGTGAGCTCGTTAAAACAGTTCTGAACGTAGGCGTAAATTCGCTATTACTATACTCTAACTAGCTGAAATATTAAGCTAAATATTTTTAGGCTTATATGCCAACTAAATTCGAGTATTTACTCTAAATAATTCGAGTTGTAGCTAGGCGGCAAGTGAACGAGGCGCTAGGAGCATACATAAGTATGTGACTAGTGCGAATGAACGCGGCCAACAACGCTACGGCTCGAAGTATGACGAGTAAAGATTATTTATAGATAGCCGCAGTACCACTCATTGAATTCTCACCGCTTGCAGAAATCACACGGAAAGAAGTTGCGCCAGCTTCATCAGCTTTTTTGGCCAATTGTGCGGTCAGGTCATTTACACTAACGGCACCAGTCACTGAGACATAACCCGCAGCTGGTTGGCTAGAATGTTGAACTTCATCAGCAGCCATTGAACCAAATGATACAGCACCTAAAGCTAAAGCAGCAGCAAATAATGTTGATTTTTTCATCGTATATTCCTTTTTGTAAACTTGATTTTTAATCGGGGTTTTTACTGTTCCCCTGTGATATGGATCATATTATGCGCTTTAACTTGGAATGAAAATTAGCATATTTTGCTATATTTATTCAAATAAATTGAATTATAACCTATGTTGAGGTTGCTGCTTTGTGACAACTTTATTACGTTTTTTATTTATATATTAATGTGTTATAAATAACTTCTTTAACGAATATATTCGTCTTTAACCCATTGTTTTTAACTGATAAAGCAGCACATAATGACAAAAAACACGTCAGAAAAAAGCGAATTAAAGCAAAATAGCTGGTATCTCTATCTAGTGAGGGAGAAAAATAACGCACTTTATTGCGGGATCACGACGGATGTACAGCGCCGATTTGCACAACATAAAGCGGGAACGGGAGCAAAAGCATTGAAAGGAAAAATGCCACTAACATTAGCATTTTCATGTTTGATTGGTTCGCGTTCAGTCGCATCCCAACTGGAATATAAGGTTAAGCAACTGAGTAAAAAGACAAAAGAAAGGCTGGTCATTGACCAGCCTAGCGATTTGACGGCTTATTTAGCTCAGGCTAAATTGTCAAAATGTGAAGAATAGACCACATCACCTTGTTGCTCGCCTATCCCACCATTTTCTAACCCACAAATTAAAAAGTGAGCTTGTTGTTCTGGCCACTGGCAACGAATGCCATGCTTAGAAGCAGGCACAAACCCAAAGCGCGAGTAATATTGCTCATCACCCAGCACAACCACTGCACCATAACCAAATTCATTCAGGCTATCTAACCCCTCATAAACCAGTTTCTCTGCAATGCCTTGCCCTTGGTGGGCTTTATTAACGGCTAAAGGTGCTAACCCAACCCATTGTACGTCTTCGCCATTTAGGTCAACGGGGGTGAAGCCCACATAGCCTATCACTTCACCATTATCATTGGTGGCAACAACCCCCAATGTCAGCAAACCGTCTTCACGTAGGTGTTGAACAAGGTTAGCTTCTGCTTCTGTTGGGAAGGTTTCTCGCAGTAGCCTATCAATGCCCATGGCATCAACAGGGATCTCTACCCGAATTAGCATGAGGTCAACGCAGGGGCTTTATGCTCTGCGTCCTCGCTATCTTGTACCGTTTTAATCACTTCAGCTAATTGCAATAATGCGAAACGCAAGGGCGCTGGCATATTTTCGAGCTCAAACGCATCCATCAAGTTTTTCACATATAACCCTAACTCGGTATCCCCTTCAATCACCAAACGGCGTTGGAAAAATAATGTATCAGGGTCTTCTTTCCGTGCTGCAATCAACACCAAATCATTGGCATTGCCGCTAACACTGACATCGGCATCTGCCTGTTGCTTGACTGCTAACTGACCATTTTGTAGGCTGATAAACCACACCAATGCTAAATCACGGACTTCCACTTTAAGCCACTTATCTTCGAGAAAATCAAGCTCCCCTTCTTTTACTGACTCACGAAACTGCCAACTTAACAGTTGTTCAAGCACCTGACGCTGAACAGCAAATGGGGTCACCTTTAAAGGTAATTTCAAAAGTGAAGGGCCTTTTGTGATGAGTTGAGAACGAATTTTACCTAACACAATACTGACTCCCGTATTCATTGTCTGCCCATTTTCGTGTAACTACTTAATCAGAGTAGCAGCTCGAAGTAATTAGGGTAACATGTTGTCTATACACATAATTTAAAAAAATTCTAACAATCAATAATGATATTGGTTGATATTATTGATGCGTTATTTGGGTTATGATAAGTATCTTGCCAAAAAATCGGGGCACGGGTCTGATCCTATATCAATTTTTACCCATCTCGCCAATATTTATTTTTTATCTGCCCATTTTGCCATTTACGTAACGAATACAAACATCCATTAACAATTTCTCTGCTCTAAATCAAAATCTATAACAGTTCCCTTGACTAAAATAGCGGCTGTCAAAATTTATACAGGGATAGGTTAATGGAATTACTCTGCCCAGCAGGAAACTTACCTGCTTTAAAAGCCGCTGTGGATAATGGCGCTGATGCGGTGTATATCGGGCTAAAAAATGATACTAACGCACGCCACTTTGCAGGTTTGAATTTTACGCAAAAAAAACTGCATGAAGCAGAACGTTATATTCACAGCCGCAATCGTAAATTGCATATCGCCATCAATACATTTGCTCACCCAGATGGCTACCAGCGATGGCAAGATTCGGTAGATCTTGCCGCTGACCTTGGTGCCGATGCCCTTATTATAGCCGATATCGCGATGCTAGAGTACGCTGCCACTAAATACCCGCATATTGAAAGACATGTTTCCGTGCAAGCCTCTGCCACCAATACCGAAGCAATCCGCTTTTATCAGCGCAACTTTGATGTCCACCGCGTCGTACTGCCTCGCGTACTTTCAATTCATCAAGTTAAGCAACTGGCGAAAAATAGCCCTGTCCCCCTCGAGGTATTTGCTTTTGGTAGCCTGTGTATTATGGCCGAAGGGCGCTGTTATTTATCCTCTTACCTGACGGGAGAGTCCCCAAATACCGTTGGAGCCTGTTCCCCTGCCCGCTTTGTGCGTTGGCAACAAACGGCTGATGGTATGGAATCACGCCTCAATGACGTGCTTATCGACCGTTATAAAGCCGATGAAAATGCAGGTTACCCAACATTGTGTAAAGGCCGCTATTTGGTGGACGAGCAGAAATACCATGTTCTCGAAGAGCCCACCAGCCTCAATACGATTGAATTATTACCTGAGCTAATGGCAGCAAATATTGCCTCCGTGAAAATTGAAGGTCGCCAACGTAGCCCTGCTTATGTTTCTGAAGTAGCGCGCATTTGGCGCCAAGCCATTGACCGTTATAAAGCCAACCCGGATAAATTTGTCACCGATTCTAAATGGATGAAAGCGCTTGGAAAGCTTTCTGAAGGAAGCCAAACCACGTTGGGTGCTTATCATCGCAAATGGCAATAATTAAAAGGTAAAACTATCATGCAGTACTCTTTAGGATCTGTGCTTTATTACTGGCCAAAACAGATGTTAAACGACTTTTATCAACTCGCCATGCAAAGTGAAGCCGATATTATCTATCTTGGCGAAACGGTATGCAGCAAGCGCCGTGAAATGAAGCCCAATGATTGGATAGAGCTGGCCCAGCAATTAGCCAAAAGTGGTAAGCAAATCGTCTTGAGCTCCCTTGCGCTGTTACAAGCGCCTTCAGAGCTAAAAGAAATCACAAAATTGGTAGATAACGGCGAGTTTTTACTTGA
The window above is part of the Providencia sp. R33 genome. Proteins encoded here:
- the pyrB gene encoding aspartate carbamoyltransferase, giving the protein MPNPLYLRDIISINDLDRSDLELVLNVAASLKKQPQPELLKHKVVASCFFEASTRTRLSFETAIHRLGASVVGFSDSTNTSLGKKGETLADTISVISQYVDAIVMRHPQEGAARLASQFAGKIPVINAGDGSNQHPTQTLLDLFTIQETQGRLENLQVAMVGDLKYGRTVHSLTQALSKFEGNHFYFIAPEALSMPNHILHILEEKGATYSLHNNIDEVMPELDILYMTRVQKERLDPSEYANVKAQFILRAEDLHSAKSNLKVLHPLPRIDEITVDVDSTPYAYYFQQAGNGIYARQALLSLVLNKELAI
- the pyrI gene encoding aspartate carbamoyltransferase regulatory subunit; the protein is MTHDHKLQVEAISHGTVIDHIPAQIGFKLLKLFKLTKTDERITIGLNLPSSNLGKKDIIKIENTFLTPEQANQLAMYAPEATVNRIEDYQVVEKLELTLPEHIDNVLVCPNSNCISHNEPVSSSFRVKKVGKEVALTCRFCEKEFDRDAVINNQ
- the ridA gene encoding 2-iminobutanoate/2-iminopropanoate deaminase, translating into MSYEINTENAPAAIGPYVQGVDLGSMVITSGQIPVDPKTGDVPEDIAAQTRQSLANVKAILEKAGLTAADIVKTTVFVKDLNDFATVNATYEEFFKQHNAPFPARSCVEVARLPKDVKIEIEAIAVRK
- the nrdD gene encoding anaerobic ribonucleoside-triphosphate reductase is translated as MGTVVIKRDGCQVSFDLPRIQEAVKRAAAAVNVKDDDYCLQVASIVTEQLCNRNQVDIGEIQDAVENQLMSGPYKDLARAYIEYRHDRDSEREKRSQLTHDIRGLIEQSNVSLLNENANKDSKVIPTQRDLLAGIVAKHYAKQHILPRDVVLAHERGEIHYHDLDYAPFFPMFNCMLIDLKGMLTNGFKMGNAEIEPPKSISTATAVTAQIIAQVASHIYGGTTINRIDEILAPYVAISYQKHLEVAQEWGIADAEGYAQSRTDKECYDAFQSLEYEVNTLHTANGQTPFVTFGFGLGTSKEARLIQQSILKNRIAGLGKNRKTAVFPKLVFAIKDGLNHKLNDPNYDIKQLALECASKRMYPDILNYDRVVDVTGSFKTPMGCRSFLGIYEENGEQIHDGRNNLGVISLNLPRIAIEAQGSEDAFWALLDERLAIAKKALMTRIARLETVKARVAPILYMEGACGVRLKADDNVAEIFKNGRASISLGYIGLHETINALFGSETHVYDSEKLREKAVAIVDRLRQATDEWKAQTGYGFSLYSTPSENLCDRFCRIDTAEFGVINGVTDKGYYTNSFHLDVEKQVNPYDKIDFEAPYPAIANGGFICYGEYPNLQHNVRALEDVWDYSYQHVPYYGTNTPIDECYECGFSGEFSCTSKGFTCPACGNHDTNRVSVIRRVCGYLGSPDARPFNAGKQEEVKRRIKHLGNGQIG
- the nrdG gene encoding anaerobic ribonucleoside-triphosphate reductase-activating protein; protein product: MNYHQYYPVDVVNGPGTRCTLFVAGCVHQCRGCYNQSTWRVDSGAPFTQEMEDQIIQDLQDTRIRRQGLSLSGGDPLHPANLPAVLKLVKRVKAVCPDKDIWVWTGYKLAELTLEQQKVVSLVNTLVDGKFEQDLHDPRLIWRGSANQVIHHLR
- a CDS encoding YhbP family protein; this translates as MTPEQTLKHIQRYISRQHVFSLFTHHLNDIWPASCYYAFDAKSMSLILMTDPNSTHGQLMMANTQVAGTISAQTKAVNAIQGVQFIGEIEKLGGEAELQARNAYCRRFPVALAAKLPVWQLHLTKVKMVDNKLGFGTKLHWAREA
- the bhsA gene encoding multiple stress resistance protein BhsA; protein product: MKKSTLFAAALALGAVSFGSMAADEVQHSSQPAAGYVSVTGAVSVNDLTAQLAKKADEAGATSFRVISASGENSMSGTAAIYK
- a CDS encoding GIY-YIG nuclease family protein; this translates as MTKNTSEKSELKQNSWYLYLVREKNNALYCGITTDVQRRFAQHKAGTGAKALKGKMPLTLAFSCLIGSRSVASQLEYKVKQLSKKTKERLVIDQPSDLTAYLAQAKLSKCEE
- a CDS encoding GNAT family N-acetyltransferase; amino-acid sequence: MLIRVEIPVDAMGIDRLLRETFPTEAEANLVQHLREDGLLTLGVVATNDNGEVIGYVGFTPVDLNGEDVQWVGLAPLAVNKAHQGQGIAEKLVYEGLDSLNEFGYGAVVVLGDEQYYSRFGFVPASKHGIRCQWPEQQAHFLICGLENGGIGEQQGDVVYSSHFDNLA
- the ubiT gene encoding ubiquinone anaerobic biosynthesis accessory factor UbiT — translated: MLGKIRSQLITKGPSLLKLPLKVTPFAVQRQVLEQLLSWQFRESVKEGELDFLEDKWLKVEVRDLALVWFISLQNGQLAVKQQADADVSVSGNANDLVLIAARKEDPDTLFFQRRLVIEGDTELGLYVKNLMDAFELENMPAPLRFALLQLAEVIKTVQDSEDAEHKAPALTSC
- the ubiU gene encoding ubiquinone anaerobic biosynthesis protein UbiU, whose protein sequence is MELLCPAGNLPALKAAVDNGADAVYIGLKNDTNARHFAGLNFTQKKLHEAERYIHSRNRKLHIAINTFAHPDGYQRWQDSVDLAADLGADALIIADIAMLEYAATKYPHIERHVSVQASATNTEAIRFYQRNFDVHRVVLPRVLSIHQVKQLAKNSPVPLEVFAFGSLCIMAEGRCYLSSYLTGESPNTVGACSPARFVRWQQTADGMESRLNDVLIDRYKADENAGYPTLCKGRYLVDEQKYHVLEEPTSLNTIELLPELMAANIASVKIEGRQRSPAYVSEVARIWRQAIDRYKANPDKFVTDSKWMKALGKLSEGSQTTLGAYHRKWQ